In the Agromyces flavus genome, CAACCGGGTGCGCATGGTCACGGCGTCATTCCTCACGAAGAACCTGCTCGTGGACTGGCGGCGGGGCGAGCAGTGGTTCTGGGACACGCTCGTCGATGCCGACCACGCGTCGAACCCGTTCGGGTGGCAGTGGGTCGCAGGCTCGGGTGCCGATGCCGCTCCGTACTTCCGCGTGTTCAACCCCGAGCTGCAGCGCGAGAAGTTCGACCCCGACGGGGCGTATGTGCGGCGGTGGGTGCCCGAGATCGGCACCGACGAGTACCCCGAGCCGATCGTCGACCTGAAGGCGACGCGCGAGGCGGCGCTCGCGGCGTACGAGCACGTGAAGGCCGCTCGATAGGTCGCGCACGTCCGCCTCGCAGAGAGGACGCGGCCCTGAGGTCGGTCGCGACGCCCTGCCGGGCCCGGTCGGCAGACTCACCGGACCGCCGGAGCCTGGGCGTCCCCTCGGCCGCTCCGACGCGGGCAGGCGCGAGGGACTCTCGACTTCTTGCCCCCGGCTACGCGACTTACGTTACGACCAATGCAGATTCTGTTGACATCACGACACAAGTTCGCGAAGGTGGGCTGACGTGCTCGATGGCGAGTCGAGGGCGACACAGCTCTCACGAAGGGAAACCACACCGATGTGTTACGGATTCGACGGCGACCAGGCGATGCAGGCATCACGTGCTCAGCGCGGCATCAGCAGGCGTGGGGTGCTGATGGGGCTGCTCGGCGCGTCCGCCGCGGCGCTCTCGCTCGGCGGCGGGGCGATGCCGGCGGTCGCCGATGTCGCGACCAAGCCGTGGAAGCGAGTGCCGCCCGGCAAGATCAGCATCCAGCTCTGGACGGTTCGTGAGGCACTGGGTGCGCCGTGGGGCCCCGGCGACTACGACACGACGCTGCGCGCGATCGCCGAGCTGGGCTACCCTCGCGTCGAGCAGGCGCTCGGCTACTTCGGTCGGTCGGCGGCCGAGCTGCGCGCGTTCTACGACTCGATCGGCATCCGTGCCAGCTCGTCGCACGACGGCGTGTCGGCCGACGACGCGGCACTCGCGATCAAGCTCGAGAACGCGGCAACCCTGGGGCAGAAGTACCTCAACGTGCCCTACTTCGCCTCGAACTCGCTCGCCGACTGGCAGGGGCTCGCCGATCGCATGAACGTCGAGGCGCAGGCCGCGGCGTCGTACGGCATCGCGTACGGGTACCACAACCACGCCCACGAGTTCACGACCGACCTCGGCGGCGGGCGTACGCCTTGGCAGGTGCTCACCGAGCGGCTCGACCCGTCGCTCGTCCACCTCGAGGTCGACCTGTACTGGGCGGTCACCGGCGGCGCGAACCTCGGCGAGGCCGACCCGGTGCAGTTCGCCATCGACACGATCCACGAGGCCCCGCAGCGGGTGCGCCAGTTCCACGTGAAGGACCGGCACCTCGACGGCGACATGGCCGACCTGGGCACCGGCACGATCGCGTTCGACCGCATCTTCGCGGCACACGCGGTCGAGGAGTACATCGTCGAGAACGACACCCCCGATGTCACGCCGCTGCAGACGGCCGCGGTCGGCTACGACTACCTCCGTTCGCTGCGCTTCTGACGCGCCCACCCGGAGGGTGTCCGGTGTCCGTCGACCTCTGGTCGACGGCGCGGCGCCCTCCGGCTCGAGGCCGCGCGCTCGCCGTCAGGGCAGCGCGCGCTCGAGCACGAGGTCGTGCTCCAGCCGGTCCCCGAGCCTGAAGCGCTTCGTGCCGACGACGGCGAAGCCGTGCTTCTCGTAGAAGCGGATGGCGCGTGCGTTCTCCTCGTTCACGCCGAGCCACACGACGGGGGCGCCCTCGCGGCGAGCCTCGGCGAGCGTCGCACGCATGAGCTCGCCGGCGACGCCGCGTCCATGCGCGGCGGGATGCGCGTACATCTTGCTGAGCTCGACGGCGGGCCGCGCCGACACCGCGGCCGCGGCGTCCGCGTCGGCCGGCTCGCCGTCCTCGGTGCGCACGAGCATCGACCAGCCCACCAGGCCCGACGTTCCGTCGAGCTCGCGTCGCCACGACGGATCGCCGGCGTCGTCGGCGACCGCGACCAGCAACGTGCGATCGCGGTCGGCGAGGTACTCGGCGAACCGGTCGCGCGTGAGGTTCCGAGCGATGAAATCGGAGATCGCCTCGGCGGTGGTCGACGGCGGGCAGGCGAGCGGGAACGTCACGGCGGCGAGCGCGGCGAGCGCCGCGGCATCCGCCGGCCCTGCGGGTCGGATCTGCACGGTCACCACGGCACCCTACCCCCGGTGCGAACCCTCGACGCGCGAGGACACCGCGTGAGAAGGTGACGTCAGGCAGCGGGCGACGAGCGCCCGAGCTTCGGAAGGGGGATCCGGATGTCAGGAGTGCTCGCGGCCTCGGTCGACGGTCGGTCGTTCACGACGAGCGAAGGCGAGGGCGCCCCGACCGGCACGCTCGTCCGACTCGAGACGCCCGAGGGCGCCTGGCTGGGTCTCGTCGAGGCGGTCGCACCCGACGGGGCCGAGGTCGGCCGCGTCCTCGGGGTGCT is a window encoding:
- a CDS encoding sugar phosphate isomerase/epimerase family protein, producing the protein MCYGFDGDQAMQASRAQRGISRRGVLMGLLGASAAALSLGGGAMPAVADVATKPWKRVPPGKISIQLWTVREALGAPWGPGDYDTTLRAIAELGYPRVEQALGYFGRSAAELRAFYDSIGIRASSSHDGVSADDAALAIKLENAATLGQKYLNVPYFASNSLADWQGLADRMNVEAQAAASYGIAYGYHNHAHEFTTDLGGGRTPWQVLTERLDPSLVHLEVDLYWAVTGGANLGEADPVQFAIDTIHEAPQRVRQFHVKDRHLDGDMADLGTGTIAFDRIFAAHAVEEYIVENDTPDVTPLQTAAVGYDYLRSLRF
- a CDS encoding GNAT family N-acetyltransferase, whose translation is MTVQIRPAGPADAAALAALAAVTFPLACPPSTTAEAISDFIARNLTRDRFAEYLADRDRTLLVAVADDAGDPSWRRELDGTSGLVGWSMLVRTEDGEPADADAAAAVSARPAVELSKMYAHPAAHGRGVAGELMRATLAEARREGAPVVWLGVNEENARAIRFYEKHGFAVVGTKRFRLGDRLEHDLVLERALP